Within Bacillus sp. FJAT-45350, the genomic segment TCAAAATTTTGCATTATATTTAGCTAATTTTCCTCTACTCAATTTTCGTGAAATACATGATTTATCAGATGCAATTTTAAATAGATATATAGACGACGTCACAAAACCACTTGTCATTGTACTAGAAAAAGACCTTGCTAGAGCATTAGGACAATCAATTTTAACAAAAAAACCTAATCAAGAGTGTATTTGTATTGACCAAATCAAAGTAGAACATGGTGATTATTTAGATGTTGGAAAAAAACTTCAATCAGGTGTAGTTCCTGTAGTTGTAAAAACATTAGCGTTCTAATAATCTAAATGTTCTTGTGTGAGGTGCGTGACTGTGAAGCTTACTAAAAGCTATTCAGGTGAAAATTATCGATTTACTAATTTGAAAGATTTATTTGCCAAGGCGAATGAAGAGAAATCAGGTGACCGATTAGCTGGAATAGCAGCACAAACCGTTCAAGAACGAATTGCTGCGAAAGAACTAGTAAGTGAATTAACTTTAGCGGAAATAAGAAATAACCCTTTGCTCCCGCCTGAAGAAGATGAAGTCTCTCGAATAATTGAGAATTCGATTAACGAGAGAATCTATGCTTCTATTAAAAACTGGTCAATCGCTGAATTAAGAGAATATCTTCTTTCTAATACAACGAGCAGTGAAGACTTAAAGAGAATAAGCTATGGCCTAACAAGTGAGATGATCGCCGGTGTAGCTAAAATTATGTCTAATTTAGACTTGGTTTATGCCGCTAATAAAATCGAAGTTCTGACAAAATGCAATAGTACAATCGGACATAAAGGTACACTCACATCTAGGTTACAACCGAATCACCCAACGGATGATGTCGATGGAATGCTTGCTTCGTTAAAGGAAGGTCTTTCTTACGGTATAGGTGACGCGGTTATTGGCATAAATCCCGTTGATGATTCTGTTGAAAGTGTAAAGAGATTATTACATGCCACACATGATTTTATTCATGAGTGGAAGATTCCAACCCAAAATTGTGTTTTAGCTCATGTAACTACACAAATGAAAGCAATTCAACAAGGTGCACCAGCAGACATGATATTTCAAAGTATTGCAGGTACAGAAAAAGCAAATCGTTCGTTTGGGATAACTGCTGATTTATTAAGGGAAGCGAATGAGTTAGCTCGAAAAGAAGGAACAGGTACAGGACCCGAGCGACTATATTTCGAAACTGGGCAAGGCTCGGAACTATCTGCTGAAGCACATTTTGATGTAGATCAGCTGACATTAGAATCTAGGAATTATGGGTTTGCAAGGTGTTTTGACCCTTTTATTGTCAATACGGTTGTGGGCTTTATTGGTCCTGAGTATTTATATAACAATAAACAGATTATTCGAGCAGGACTTGAAGATCACTTTATGGGGAAAATGCATTTACTCCCTATGGGTGTAGATATTTGTTATACCAACCATGCAAAGGCCGATCAAAACGATATGGAGGATTTAGGGGTACTGTTAACTGCAGCAGGAGTGAACTTTATTATTGCTACCCCAATGGGGGATGACTGTATGCTGAACTATCAGTCAATGAGTTATCATGACATTGCAACATTACGGCAGACAATGAATAGGCAGGCAGCACCAGCATTTCATCAATGGTTAATAGAAATGGGTATTCTCACAAAAGAAGGTTGGTTGTCCGAATTAGCAGGGGATCCCAGTCTATTCAATCGGTAAGGGGGAGAATATGGACGAACAACTTATTGAGAAAGTAACGAGAATGATAGTAGAGAAATTGTCACATGAGGAGAGCGTTACACAAAGTTTAGTAACAGAAAATCATAAAGAAGAACAGAGTAATGAAGTTTTAACAATAGATTTGCACAAAAATGAAGAGCTAATTAAAGAAATCAATGGCTTTGAAAAAAATGAAATCGATACAGACGAGTTACAGGAAATGAAAAGAACAACTCCAGCTAGAATTGGTGTTGGAAGAGCAGGGCCAAGACCAAGGACAAAAACCTGGTTACAATTTCGATACGATCATGCCGCCGCAGTTGACGCTGTTTCGGGAGAAGTAGCGTTGAACAAGTTACAATCACTCCAACTATTATCGATACAGACAAAAGCTAATGAACACGAAGTCTATATACGAAGACCGGACTATGGAAGGAGATTATCTGATCAAGCTAAACAGTTAATAAAGGAGAAATGTGTTCATACACCAGAGGTTCAAATTCTTATCTCAGATGGTTTAAGTTCTAAAGCTATAGAGACGAATGTAGAAGATGTTTATTTATCTCTTCAACAATCTTTAAAATTGAAAGGTTATAAATTGGGAACCCCTTTTTATATCGAACGTGGTCGTGTAGCCGTAATGGATGAAGTTGGTGAAATATTAAGACCAGATGTCATTGTACTATTAATTGGTGAAAGGCCAGGACTTGTTAGTGCTGAGTCATTAAGTGCATATCTATGTTATAAACCGAGAATGGGGACAACAATTGAAGCTGATCGTATGGTTGTTTCTAATATTCATAAAGGAGGAATCCCTCCAGTTGAAGCAGGAGCCTATATTGGTACTCTCATAGAGAAAATACTTAAATATAAAGCTAGTGGATTATCTCTTGTTCAAAAGGAAGAGTAGAGGAGATTCTTATATGAAGCTCATACCTGTTTATGCAGAAATACTAGCAATTCGAATAATACCTAATGCGCATCCTCAGATGATTAGCAATTTACAGCTACCATCAAACCATAAAAGTATCGGATTGTTTACGATTACGATTGATGATATTGGGATGGTTGCTCTTGATGAAGCAACAAAAAATGCGGATGTAGAAGTGGTCTATAGTCATTCTTTTTATGCAGGGTCTAGCCATAGTTCGGGGCCATTGTCAGGAGAGTTTATCGGAATCTTATCTGGACCTAATCCTGAAGAAATAAAGAGTGGATTAGAGACAGTGTGCGAGACAGTTAAAAGCAAGGCATACTTTGAATCTTTTGATCAAGAACATTCACATGTACTTTTTGCTCATGTAATCCCACGTACTGGAAAATTGTTATCACGTGAAGCTGGAATCAAAGAAGGAGAAGCGATTGCATACCTAATTGCTCCACCCCTTGAAGCAATGATTGGTATTGATGCCGCCTTAAAAGCTGCTTCTGTTGAGTTATCCACTTTGTTTAAACCACCTTCAGAAACGAATTTTGCAGGAGGTCTTGTCACTGGCTCACAGTCTTCTTGCGTTGCTGCAGCGGAAGCGTTTCGAGAAACTGTTATGAGTGTAGCTAATAAGCCGAAACAACTTTAACAGGAGGGGGATGCGGAATGAGTTTTGATAAGGATCTACAATCTATCCAAGAGATGAGAGAAGCTCTAAAAACTGCGCATGAAGCGCAAAAAATATATGCACAATTCTCACAGGAACAAGTCGATCGTATAGTTCAGCATGTTGCAGATGTTACTTATAAAGAATCCAAACGATTAGCTGAACTTGCTGTGAAGGAAACAAAAATGGGGATTGCTGCACATAAGACTATAAAAAATGAAGTTAGTTCACGTGCTGTATTCGAATCGATTAAAGATGAAAAAACAATAGGAATTATTCAACATAATCCGGATACAAAAGTAACTGATATAGCCTATCCATTTGGAGTTGTAGCTGCCATAATTCCTACAACAAACCCTACCTCTACGGCAATATTCAAAACTCTAATCTCGTTAAAAAGTGGGAATGGAGTAGTCGCT encodes:
- a CDS encoding ethanolamine ammonia-lyase subunit EutB, producing MKLTKSYSGENYRFTNLKDLFAKANEEKSGDRLAGIAAQTVQERIAAKELVSELTLAEIRNNPLLPPEEDEVSRIIENSINERIYASIKNWSIAELREYLLSNTTSSEDLKRISYGLTSEMIAGVAKIMSNLDLVYAANKIEVLTKCNSTIGHKGTLTSRLQPNHPTDDVDGMLASLKEGLSYGIGDAVIGINPVDDSVESVKRLLHATHDFIHEWKIPTQNCVLAHVTTQMKAIQQGAPADMIFQSIAGTEKANRSFGITADLLREANELARKEGTGTGPERLYFETGQGSELSAEAHFDVDQLTLESRNYGFARCFDPFIVNTVVGFIGPEYLYNNKQIIRAGLEDHFMGKMHLLPMGVDICYTNHAKADQNDMEDLGVLLTAAGVNFIIATPMGDDCMLNYQSMSYHDIATLRQTMNRQAAPAFHQWLIEMGILTKEGWLSELAGDPSLFNR
- the eutC gene encoding ethanolamine ammonia-lyase subunit EutC — translated: MDEQLIEKVTRMIVEKLSHEESVTQSLVTENHKEEQSNEVLTIDLHKNEELIKEINGFEKNEIDTDELQEMKRTTPARIGVGRAGPRPRTKTWLQFRYDHAAAVDAVSGEVALNKLQSLQLLSIQTKANEHEVYIRRPDYGRRLSDQAKQLIKEKCVHTPEVQILISDGLSSKAIETNVEDVYLSLQQSLKLKGYKLGTPFYIERGRVAVMDEVGEILRPDVIVLLIGERPGLVSAESLSAYLCYKPRMGTTIEADRMVVSNIHKGGIPPVEAGAYIGTLIEKILKYKASGLSLVQKEE
- the eutL gene encoding ethanolamine utilization microcompartment protein EutL, with amino-acid sequence MKLIPVYAEILAIRIIPNAHPQMISNLQLPSNHKSIGLFTITIDDIGMVALDEATKNADVEVVYSHSFYAGSSHSSGPLSGEFIGILSGPNPEEIKSGLETVCETVKSKAYFESFDQEHSHVLFAHVIPRTGKLLSREAGIKEGEAIAYLIAPPLEAMIGIDAALKAASVELSTLFKPPSETNFAGGLVTGSQSSCVAAAEAFRETVMSVANKPKQL